In Rhinolophus sinicus isolate RSC01 linkage group LG01, ASM3656204v1, whole genome shotgun sequence, the genomic stretch GCTCTAGGGACTGGGTTTCCCCGATCTGAGCCACCGCTGCCACCAGGCAAGTTGCTCACAATGGGGGCATGGCCACCTGTGCCCGGGTGGGCAAGGCCAGCTGGGAGGTCTGGAAGGAGGTGCAGGCTGGGCGTGGCGGCAAGGCCTGGCAGTGGGCCCCAAGGTCCTGGTCACTCTTCCTACAGCAGAAGCCTGGCTTCTGTCCTCACCTCCCTGCCCAGGGTATCCCTGAGCAGAAGCTGGGCACTGCCAGGCCCTGGTCAAGCCCCCCAACTGGGCCCCCACAACCTCTGTTACCCTTCCCCTGTCCAGGGCTACAAGATGGACGACCTGTTGACCTCGTATGTGCAGCAGCTCCTGAGTGCCGTGAACAAGCAGCGGGGCGCCCGCGCCTCAGCCCCGGCCAATTCCTAGCAGAGCAGTGGGGGCTCACTGCCCACACAGCCACCCTTCCCAGTCTGGGGTTCTCTGTTTGGCCCAGGGCCTGCCCTCTGCAGGCAGCCTTTCATGCTGTCTTCTCCCcaaaacacccccccccccagcactgCAGGCAGGCCCCCTACCCCAGGTGCTCATCTCGAGACCAAAGGACAGAGCCTAGGGCAGGGGCAGGGTGTGAGGCCCTCAAGGAGGTGGGTGGATGGCTGAGAGGACCCCCCCCAAGGATGCTGAATAAAAATTGCTGGAGCAGTGGGGAGTGTGTCAGTGAGAGGAGGGCATGGGGTGGGCAAGACGCCTGGGAGACACTGGACAGCAAGGGACTCGTCCAGGAAAAGCAAAAAGCACTGTGACCTCCCCAGGGACAGCCGGGGATAATTCCATTCTCAGAGAGTGACTTCACTGGTTTTGCCCGCCTTTCCTTTTCTTGGCATGGGGAGAGAACCCTCTGCACACCTTTTTCCTCACCCTGCAGGGCAGTGGGACACGTACTTGCTGCCAGGAGGGCTGGGCCAAGGTGCCGGCCACTGGCTTTGTGCTAAGACCAGCCTGTACCCAGGCAGGACGCAAAGCTTGACACAGGGCTGTGAAGACCTGGGTTTGTCCCCACTGCACAGACAGCCCTGTGGAGCCTGTTCCCCACTCCACCCACCAGGCCATCCTTCGTGGACTGTGGGTTTCTGCCTGGCCTGTTTCCAAGCCCTGATGGCAGCCTGGCTGGTCTCTGTTGCTCTGTGCGTCCACGGCCGCTGCCCCACCTCCTCACCCCGGCACGAGAAACCACTCAGGTCTCACAGCTGTGTGAAGACGCCTTCATTCACTGTACAAGTGTGAGTCCCGTGCTGGCCACAGATGAAGTATGCTCCCGGAGGATAGGAATGAGCTGCCCACCTGACCCCACGATCTCCTGGTCCCCAGCCAGACCCCTGAGGGGGTGCAGCTGGAGGGACTATGGTGACCAGAGAGGAGCTTGGGGGACTACAGTGGCCCAGGCCCCGGGTGGAGTAGCCAAGGCCGAACTTCAGAACGGAAGCTCCTGAGTGACGGGGCAGTGGGGTTCTTGTCCCTCCTGCTGATCCGTGAGGTGAGGTGGCAGGACGGGCTGACCCATCCGGACACAGGGATCCAACTTAGCTGAGGGAGTGCGGGTGGCTCCCCAGAGGCCCCTGCCATGTGGTCCTGGTactggggctggggcagctgcCTGGCTATGTGGGGCCACATTTGTGCACAGTGGGGCctctgaggcagaggctgagCAAATCCCCAGGGAAGAAGGTGAGCCAGCAGGCCCCTATGAGGATGGGACAGGTGAGCGGGGCAGTGTGGGGGCAGGGGCCCAGGTCCCAGGCCAGGAGACCCCAGGCCCAATTCACTCCTGTCCGTGGAGGACCTCAGGCTAAAGCGTGCGGGCACAGGCCTGCCACAGGCTCAGCACCTCCTGTGCCCTCCTCTGCCCTGTGCCTacagagaaggagggggaggaaccCAGGGCAGGGGAGCAGAAAGCtgcctggggagaggagggaagagaggggcagggactagagagaaggggaggaaaagaacTGAAAGGAAGGCGGGGACAGAGGAAGGGACACTGTGAGGAGTCGAGGTGGCATACAGAAGGGCACAGGGCAGGAGGCGCGTCAGGCAGAGTTAAGCCTCACAGGCTTGGGGCTGACCTTGCGGGCGCCCAGCTCCGACAGTTTCTTCAGCCGCTTCTTCAGCTCCAGAGGAAACTTCTCGTAGCATCTCTTACACACGGGCTTCATATCAAACTCCACAAACTTGTTCCTGGGGAGGCAGTGCAGCAGTCAGGAGGGCACCATGCCCCACAGCCCTGACTGGGTCTCTCTCGACACCGCAGAGCCACGGCTGGAGGAGCGGCCTTCCCTGGGCCTCTGCTGGCCCCGGCCAGCAGGCCAAGCCCCAGGGTGAGCTTCAGAGGTCACAGTGGAGGAGGAGGTCTTCAGACTCTGACATTTGAGAACCTCCCTGCCCCACCACTGCCCTCAGACACCTCAGCTTCCTGGATGAGCTGGTGGTCTGACTCCTTTGCCTCTGAATTGGCTATTACTGGCTGGAATGCCCTTCTCTCCCCAGAGCCCAGTGTCCTTGCGGGTATGTGCTGTTCTGCTTCTCACTGTGCCCTGGGGGTCCCTGGACCTGCCTCCATGGGCTGGAACTGCCCCTGCTCCCACTGCACCCAGGGCCTGACTATAATAGGTCAGAGAAGGTCTGAGGAAAGGCAGAGCCCCGTGACACCTCCATGGGAAGGGAAGACGCTGTACTAGCCCTCCACCCAGCGCAGGCACCCCACCCTGGGAGGCTGGCAGGACTCACTTCAGGGTGAGCTTGCTGTTGCAGGTGGAGCAGGAGAAGCAGTTCACACACCAGGCCTTGTTGAGGGCTGACACCACTGTGATGGGCAGATGGGCGGGGCTTAGGAGGCCCTCCCAGGCACCTGCAGGCCCAGCTGTGCAAAGCCAGGGCCAACagggagggtgggagtggaggagcGGAGAGACACAGGGACAGGAGCGCCTTACCATCACCCTCGATCACGTGGCTGCAGCTATAGCAGACGTCCCCAAAGAGCTGTGGATGAAGCAGGTGTCAAACACACAGGCAGTCGTgtcccagcccagggccagggcTGTGGCCTGGCCCCACCCAAAATGGCAGCTCTCGGGATCCAGCTGCACCTCCTGGGCCTCCTGCCAGGGCACAGCCTCAGGCCTGAGGTGAGGGCACGTCTGGCTCATCGCTCATCCCCCGGGAAGGACAACAGTTTGAGGCATCACTCCCCAAAATGCCCCTTTGTTCCTGCTGGAGTCCTGGGGTGTGTAGGCCAGGAGAGTAGCCCTGCCGGATATAGCAGGATGAGCAACCTGGGGTACATGGCAGCCCCATGAACCCAGGACTTCACACTGGCATCTCATTTAGTCCCAACAGGAGGCCTGGGCCGTGGGGGCACATTTCTCAGATAAGACACTGAGGCCAACAGGTCTGCCAGGTCTCAGGACCCTGCACTGGGGCCTTGGCACCACAGAGGCTCCTGAGGAGGCTGCCCTCAGCCCCCCCCCCACGCCTGCAGCGCCCCCACTGCCCACTCAGCAGCCTTCCCACACACCCTCTGCAGGCCCCCAACAGGGCCAGGCAGCACCCCCTCCACACCCGCCCGTGTCTGCCCTCAGCCGCAGGCCCCACCTGGTTGTAGTGCGTCTCACAGTAGGCCAGGCCCTTCTTCTCATAGTGCCGGTGCCCCAGGAATGGCTTCTCACACTTGGCACAGACAAAGTGCTGGGAAGAAGCAGACAGGAAGCAGAGGCCTCGCTGGGCTCACAGGCGGGCAGTGGGGCTGACACCTCCACGGACTGCTGGTGTCAGCAGACGTCAGTCCTCCCCACACCCAGTGAGCAGCTTTGCACATGGCTGTCCTCTCTGGACCCGCCCCACGCCCAGCCACCTTGGTCCAGGTTGTCAGGGTGAGGTGCCAGGGTACTGGGCCCTCCCAGGGGTGGCGGCTCTGTTATTTGCATGGCACCTTCAGGAAGGTCGCACGTCTGTGTCCTGTGGACATCCCACAAGTCCCAGAAGGACTGAGCAGCATGTGACCCATCAGCCAGGATTTGGCCAGCCCCACATCAGGAACTTCCCCAAGAGGCCACCCAAGGCCAAGCTTCTGGAAGACAGAGCCGGCCGGGCACTGGGGACTGGAAGCCTTTCTAAGCAGTGTCCATAAGACACTGGGCGCCCACAATGCAGGGGCGTGCCCTGGGTAACCCAGGTGCACACGCCTGAGGAGCCCACCAACAGGTGTGCCCAGCTTCCGTGTCTACATGGGGCACAGCCAGTTCTGTCAACGACAACTCCACAATCCCTAAGGCTTTCTCATAACTTTGGAATCCTCTAGAAGGTCAggaaggggaaaaaggaaggtGGGCATGGCTGCCTGACCGTGGTCTGTGCTCAGGCCTGGTTCCTGTGGATGAGCTAGGGCCAGGCCAGGGTGACGAGGAGCTGTGTCAGCCTGGGGGTGGGAGTTTGGAGGGGCTGCAGCGCCAGACCCCCACCGTGACCAGGAGCCAGGGGCACCCCCTCCTGTCTGAGCCGGCCTCGCTCACCTCCACATGCCACTGCTTGCCCAGTGCGTTGACCACACGGCCCTCGATGGGCCGGCGGCATGCCCCACAGATGGGGACCCCCATCTTGTCATGGCATGGCAGGCAATAGAGGTCCCCCTTCAGCTCACGGGCCTCAGCAGTCAGCTCCTTCCTGCAAGACAGCACGGAGCCCCCAGGTGACGTCCTGCCCTCCTTCAGTGGTCACAGCAGCCCCTCCAGCCTCAGGGAGCAGCTTCCTGACAGGCCCCACTCTGTTCCAGCACAGCACCCTGGGCAGATGGCTCTTTGATGTCTGTGTTCTTTGGGGACTTCCATGCCCTAGACAGGCCCCGAGGCACAGGATTCCCGCACAGTCCCTGCAGAAGGCAGCCTGTGTTTGCTCCGTCAGGGCTCTGAGAAGGAGATGTGTTGTCTGGGCCCCTCTGCACCAGACTGGGGGCTGGGACAGGCACAGGGAACGGCTCCAGCACCAGCACTGGCACcaacccctccccttccccctcgcCCTCTGTCTATAATTCTTCCTGTCAGCTTCATCCAGgggccccctcctccctcacccccaaggCTCAGCCCGGATCACGCACGTCCTCCTGAAAAGAGCCCTGGAGAAAGAGGGCTCCTGCAACAGTGCCTTCCTGGCCCATCCATCTCCACCCTGCACCCCTTCTCTTGCACCACCACTGCCCCGGAGGGGGTCCCACCCCACTCTGCACCAGCCCCGGTCCAACATGCCTGCAGTGGGTGCAGCTGAAGTGGTCTGGGTGGTAGGCATCACTCTTGAACATGAGGGGCTGCTCCTCGATGACCAGGTGGCACCGCTGACAGATGTATTTGCCCAGGCCCTTGGCCTTCTCACGGTTGTGGCAAGGCCGGCACAGGTGCCTATGGGAAACAGGTAGGTAACAGGGGCACACTGCCCACTCCTCCCCTTCCTGCCAGACAGCCAGGGCCACCTCCCAGGAGAGGAGGTCCCTGACCCACCCGAGCTCTAACGAACATCTGCGAGCCTCAATGGGCTCAG encodes the following:
- the LIMS2 gene encoding LIM and senescent cell antigen-like-containing domain protein 2 isoform X7, which codes for MATRLGALAASGLYRRRQHRQSPPPSMPRNMSSALANAVCQRCQACFSPTERIVHSSGELYHEHCFVCAQCFRPFPEGLFYEFEGRKYCEHDFQMLFAPCCGSCGEFIIGRVIKAMNNNWHPGCFRCELCDVELADLGFVKNAGRHLCRPCHNREKAKGLGKYICQRCHLVIEEQPLMFKSDAYHPDHFSCTHCRKELTAEARELKGDLYCLPCHDKMGVPICGACRRPIEGRVVNALGKQWHVEHFVCAKCEKPFLGHRHYEKKGLAYCETHYNQLFGDVCYSCSHVIEGDVVSALNKAWCVNCFSCSTCNSKLTLKNKFVEFDMKPVCKRCYEKFPLELKKRLKKLSELGARKVSPKPVRLNSA
- the LIMS2 gene encoding LIM and senescent cell antigen-like-containing domain protein 2 isoform X3, yielding MRTEQQGDRLKYLGNHSTSFVGLACVPHLTSRGYSPSTLGYGCRQRGIAQYKHNMSSALANAVCQRCQACFSPTERIVHSSGELYHEHCFVCAQCFRPFPEGLFYEFEGRKYCEHDFQMLFAPCCGSCGEFIIGRVIKAMNNNWHPGCFRCELCDVELADLGFVKNAGRHLCRPCHNREKAKGLGKYICQRCHLVIEEQPLMFKSDAYHPDHFSCTHCRKELTAEARELKGDLYCLPCHDKMGVPICGACRRPIEGRVVNALGKQWHVEHFVCAKCEKPFLGHRHYEKKGLAYCETHYNQLFGDVCYSCSHVIEGDVVSALNKAWCVNCFSCSTCNSKLTLKNKFVEFDMKPVCKRCYEKFPLELKKRLKKLSELGARKVSPKPVRLNSA
- the LIMS2 gene encoding LIM and senescent cell antigen-like-containing domain protein 2 isoform X9; its protein translation is MFKSDAYHPDHFSCTHCRKELTAEARELKGDLYCLPCHDKMGVPICGACRRPIEGRVVNALGKQWHVEHFVCAKCEKPFLGHRHYEKKGLAYCETHYNQLFGDVCYSCSHVIEGDVVSALNKAWCVNCFSCSTCNSKLTLKNKFVEFDMKPVCKRCYEKFPLELKKRLKKLSELGARKVSPKPVRLNSA
- the LIMS2 gene encoding LIM and senescent cell antigen-like-containing domain protein 2 isoform X8, with the protein product MSSALANAVCQRCQACFSPTERIVHSSGELYHEHCFVCAQCFRPFPEGLFYEFEGRKYCEHDFQMLFAPCCGSCGEFIIGRVIKAMNNNWHPGCFRCELCDVELADLGFVKNAGRHLCRPCHNREKAKGLGKYICQRCHLVIEEQPLMFKSDAYHPDHFSCTHCRKELTAEARELKGDLYCLPCHDKMGVPICGACRRPIEGRVVNALGKQWHVEHFVCAKCEKPFLGHRHYEKKGLAYCETHYNQLFGDVCYSCSHVIEGDVVSALNKAWCVNCFSCSTCNSKLTLKNKFVEFDMKPVCKRCYEKFPLELKKRLKKLSELGARKVSPKPVRLNSA